One genomic region from Panthera tigris isolate Pti1 chromosome D1, P.tigris_Pti1_mat1.1, whole genome shotgun sequence encodes:
- the GSTP1 gene encoding LOW QUALITY PROTEIN: glutathione S-transferase P (The sequence of the model RefSeq protein was modified relative to this genomic sequence to represent the inferred CDS: inserted 1 base in 1 codon), with the protein MARGWRKFQTGGIFNKCLWNTCYMPSWVSGTSPCLLEPSSWWEIHIQQTQNDYGGEEAVKREENGDLAVTGGLRKWRCSPTPSSSSPSEVRPLLLQEGRCEAMRMLLADQGQSWKEEVVTKETWLQGPLKASCLYGQLPKFQDGDLALYQSDAFLRHLGHTLGLYGKDEREAAXVDVGNDSLEDLRRLCGRLIHRDYEEGKARYIQGLPGHLKPFETLLIQNQGDQAFTVGDQVSAGRPKPLSLPTLLKPLAPGRLDSPPLLSAYKARLSARPRLKAFLASPEHVNRPVFGAR; encoded by the exons ATGGCAAGAGGCTGGAGAAAATTCCAGACGGGTGGCATCTTCAACAAGTGTTTGTGGAACACCTGCTATATGCCTTCCTGGGTGTCGGGGACCAGTCCCTGCCTCCTGGAACCTTCCAGCTGGTGGGAGATACACATTCAGCAGACCCAGAATGACTATGGAGGAGAAGAGGCTGTCAAGAGGGAGGAGAATGGGGACCTTGCTGTGACTGGGGGGCTGAGGAAGTGGCGT TGCAGCCCTACACCATCGTCTAGTTCCCCGTCCGAGGTGCGGCCCCTGCTCCTCCAGGAGG ggcgcTGCGAGGCCATGCGCATGCTGCTGGCTGACCAGGGCCAGAGCTGGAAGGAAGAGGTGGTGACCAAGGAGACCTGGCTGCAGGGCCCGCTCAAGGCCTCCTGT ctgtaCGGGCAGCTCCCCAAGTTCCAGGACGGGGACCTCGCTCTGTACCAGTCCGATGCCTTCCTGCGACACCTGGGGCACACCCTTG GGCTCTACGGCAAGGACGAGCGGGAGGCGG TGGTGGACGTGGGGAACGACAGCTTGGAGGACCTTCGCCGGCTCTGCGGCCGCCTCATCCACCGCGACTac GAGGAGGGCAAGGCCCGGTATATTCAGGGGCTGCCGGGTCACTTGAAGCCTTTCGAGACCCTGCTGATCCAGAACCAGGGGGACCAGGCCTTCACTGTGGGCGACCAGGTGAGTGCTGG gcgccccaagcccctCTCTCTTCCGACCCTGCTCAAGCCCCTGGCCCCCGGCCGCCTggactccccacccctgctctcggCCTACAAGGCGCGCCTCAGCGCCCGGCCCAGGCTCAAGGCCTTCCTGGCCTCCCCTGAGCACGTGAACCGCCCTGTCTTCGGCGCCCGTTAG
- the CABP2 gene encoding calcium-binding protein 2, with amino-acid sequence MVQEPMGNCAKRPRHRGPKERWQWPSSPPGRSHHSPGPGPGPGPEEQGDPGPGIQGYSVLSSLVGPACIFLRPSIAATQLDRELRPEEIEELQIAFQEFDRDHDGYIGYRELGACMRTLGYMPTEMELIEISQQISGGKVDFEDFVELMGPKLLAETADMIGVRELRDAFREFDTNGDGCISLGELRAALKALLGERLSQREVDEVLHDIDLNGDGLVDFEEFVRMMSR; translated from the exons ATGGTTCAGGAGCCCATGGGAAACTGTGCCAAACGGCCTCGACATCGGGGGCCTAAG GAGCGCTGGCAgtggcccagctcccccccaGGGCGCTCCCACCacagccccggccccggccccggccccggccccgagGAGCAGGGGGACCCTGGGCCGGGCATCCAGGGTTACTCGGTGCTCAGCAGCCTGGTGGGGCCCGCCTGCATCTTCCTGCGGCCCAGCATCGCGGCCACCCAGCTC GACCGGGAGCTGCGGCCAGAGGAGATCGAAG AGCTGCAGATCGCCTTCCAGGAGTTTGACCGAGACCATGACGGCTACATCGGCTACCGGGAGCTGGGCGCCTGCATGCGGACCCTGGGCTACATGCCCACTGAGATGGAACTCATCGAGATTTCACAGCAAATCA GTGGCGGGAAGGTGGACTTCGAGGACTTCGTTGAGCTGATGGGCCCCAAGCTGCTGGCAGAGACTGCAGACATGATCGGCGTCAGGGAGCTTCGAGATGCCTTTCGGGAG TTCGACACCAACGGGGATGGCTGCATCAGCTTGGGTGAGCTGCGGGCAGCCCTCAAGGCCCTGCTGGGGGAGCGCCTCAGCCAGCGGGAGGTGGACGAGGTCCTCCACGACATTGACCTCAACGGGGACGGCCTGGTGGACTTTGAAG AGTTTGTGCGAATGATGTCTCGCTGA